From the Aspergillus puulaauensis MK2 DNA, chromosome 1, nearly complete sequence genome, the window GATGTTAGGATATGTAGTTTTGATTCGATAGCAGCGCGATCCGACTCAGGTAAAGATGGAATATCCTTTTCAATATCCCCACCAGAGTTATCCAGCTCGCTTGTTAGGGCAGCGATTTGGCGTTCAATATCCTGATTTGTTGTTTGCTTGAGCCTCAAAACAGCAAGATATTCTAGCAGTCTCTTCTTGATCCTGTCCAAGCCGTAATGGTCGTCATCCAGCTGCTTTCGTGCAAGTTTCAAAGTCTCTGGGCCAAGCTTATCTTCAGTCACCTTGGTCCATGGGATATCTGCAAGATTCTCGAGATAAGTTCTGATTACTCCATATTCCTGGTTGACTGGCATCATCTTCCGAAGTCGCCGCAGTTCTTTGTCAGCAATCTTCTGAGCCTCAGGGCTGAGCTGAGCATCTTTTAGCTTTTGGTGCAGCTCATCAACTTCGTTAGACTCCTTTTCATCTGAGTCATTGTTCCGTCCCCCCAATCCGGGTGGGGGGTTCCCTGGACCGCCGGAAAAGCCACGCTTGGATAGTAGTTCTCGAATTCGAGGATCGAGTTGGCCTAAATCGACCATAGACCCTTGAGGAACGCTATCTGTCGAGATCGTGGTGAACTTGACATTGCCACGAATGTTTTGGTTCTGCTTGCTCAGGATGTCAACTACTCTTTCCAGTCTGGTTTTGACATCCAGAGCTGCCAGAACGCGAAGCTTTTCCTCGAGGTTAGACTCGGCAATGTCGGCCATAACATCCGCGAGTCTTCCAGCCTGACCCAAGTCAGACTTGGTTATGATCAACTCAAATTTGCGCGCGATGATGGGTGACAACCGGGGTCCTCCTGAATTCGGGATCAACGAGGTATACCGTAGCAGGGTAAGGAGTTCTCTCGAGAGATGTCTTAGTTGCTCGAACAGTTCTACAATGTCTGCATCGTTCTGCGTTGGCTCTATAGATTTCAGGGTCAATACTAAGGGTACTTGGATAAGTGGGGAATTAAAGAGCCTACCTTTCTCGTCGTGGAAAATACATTCCGCCTCGAAGAACGGGCGTTCCTTCAGCACACGTTTTACCGTGAGACGTTGCACACCTTGAACCAGTAGATGAGGCTCCGAGTAGGCACGGCGTTGAACACCAATAACCTTTCCGAGCGTGCCGTAACGATACAGATCTTCCTTCCTCGCTTGGCCGGCATCGATAGATTCGAATTCTTCTTTCGCATCTTCATTCACCGCGCCGTTATCGATCACGCGTTGGCCATCCTTGGTCAAGTATGGTGAACAAAGGGGTACGCAACCGAATGTTATGGAGTTTGCATCTCGCTTGTTCGCATGCGTGCGATCGAGCaacgaggagaggaggttggCAAGATCTGGCCGGTTCGAGACTGGAATTCGCAAGGTGGCCCCGGGTAATAAGACAGAACCCTTGGGGAGCGGAACCAAGGATAGCTTTGTTGGTTTCCCCCCGTTGGAGCCCATCTTGGGTGGCGAGATGGTTAAGCTAGTCTAGAGGTCGCAAATGTAGGGTTGAAGTCCGAAAAAGGGTGATAATTATAGGGTGTTGAGATTCgatggtggaggaggttagGGGACAGGggttggaggcggagggccGGCTGCTTATAAGGTTGTTGGCAAGAGGTTCCAGAACTCCGTGGATGAGTCCGTCGGGGATTCTGGGGGAATCGTGAGCACTGATCTGAGAGATAAGCCTGTTCCGAAGCCGAGGTTCGTCGTTACGTCAGTTTCTCCGCAGGAGCGAACTCATCGTCTCCCAGTCCCAAGCGAGCAAAATAATTGGGTTTTATACACATGTATGTATTCAAACTCGACTAGTTCTATCTGTACCACCGAGTTTCGTCAAACGTATACTACTCCGCTCAAAATGGTTCAAACCATCACACTGTCGAAAGCGATTGAGTCACGCGATTCGCCTCTGTCTCGGGGTTTCCGCGGTGTATTGACGGCGTATCACATGGTAAGGTGCAGCTTAAGTATGCGTAATGCCTAGTAACCGAAGCACATGGACCGTATTAAATCATACACGGAACCGCCTGCCGCTGGACGGATCTACCATACAATTAATCAGTCGACAAATTCGGCTTCTATCATCCGTCCTTTTCAGCCACTCTGCCGCTTTCGAGCCCCCTTAGTTATATCCTTTACAAAAGAAGGCATAATTTTGTCTTTTCTATTGCCCCGCGGACAACTATTATATCCCACGCGCAATTGCCAAAATGACTACCCAAGCCCCGCCACCCTCCGCAGACCCCGCGTCTCAGAAGATCTTCACAATTGGCACGCGCAAATCCAAACTTGCTCTTCTCCAAACGGATCTTGTCCTTGCCGCCCTCAAGGAACGATTTCCAGATCATACCTTCAAGATCCACTCGCGCGAAACTGCTGGTGACCAAAATACGACCATTGCGCTTCGGGATTTCACCACAAAAAACCTATGGACACAGGAGCTCGAGGACCTTCTAGAAGCCGGCCATGTCGATCTTATCGTGCACTCATTGAAAGGTATGTTCCCTGCGCTTTTAAACTCTGCTTGTTCTGGGCTAACTATACCGCAATGTATCTCAGATGTTCCCACGCTTTTACCGTCTTCCTGCAAGCTTGGCCCCATGATGAAACGGGAGGATTCGAGAGATGTTTTGGTCCTTAAGAAGGGCCTGCCTAATATGACCCTGGCAGAAATGCCGGCTGGCTCAGTCGTGGGAACATCTTCAATTCGCCGGACCGCCCAACTTGCTCGAAAGTACCCTCACCTAAAGGTAATGGACGTCCGTGGCAACATCGGAACTCGGTTGTCCAAACTGGATGCAGAGGATAGCCCGTACACATGCCTTATCCTTGCTGCTGCAGGGCTACTACGCCTGGAACTTGGAGATCGGATATTCCAATTCTTGGATTCGAAGAACGCCGGGATGCTGTATGCCGTTGGCCAGGGCGCATTGGGTATCGAAATTCGCAAAGATGACAACGTAATGGAGGACATGTTGAAGACCATTGGGCATAAAGAGACAACATTTGCTTGTTTGGCTGAAAGGAGTCTTCTACGTACCCTAGAAGGTGGTTGCAGCGCTCCGCTGGGAGTTGAAACCGAGTGGATTGATGGCACCGAAGGGTCATCGAAATTGAAAATGAGGTCCGTCGTCGTAAGTGTGGACGGTAGCGAGAATTCTGAGGTCGAGATCGATGGAGCAGTTGACTCGGCTCAGTCGGCAGAAGAGTTTGGTGTCACAGTGGCCAAGGCACTGGTCGCTAAAGGGGCCGGCAAAATCCTTGAAGAAATTCAGCAGAACAAGCAAAATCCACTGAAAGTGCCGACCTCCGAATTGACTTAGGATTATGTTTAAGATAAAGGAGCTGCTGGTCTCTCCTTAACTTGATATTTTGGGTTATTGGCTTCGATTATCTGGGAACTACAAGGCCTAGACTGCTATTTCCCACAATGCCCGTTCCTTTCTACCTGCATTACCAGATGTATAAGTCTGTGCATACATAGATGGATTATGGTACATAGTTAGACAAAATGTGAATGCCTCATGCCAATATCAATTAGCCCCTATTCAAGGTATTTCCAGAGCCTCGAGGGTTTGCTTCTTTGTATTCGTCCCATTCTCTCGCTTTCATCGTCTCTTCATCGGCCTTGTCcagatcatcctcatcgaccTCTACTGGTTCCGGCTCGCCTCCCTCGATTATGCCACCgcgcctcttctcttcctccaaataATCATCAATCGTCATTGTAGGCAAATTATGCCCTGACCGGAAAACACCATCGCGAAGCTGCGTACGGCGATCGAGCAGTGTGAAAGGTTGTAATGGCTTTCCGTCCTTGTTCAAGATCGGTCCTAGTTTGCCTCcctggagaagttgagatATCGGCGGATCCAAACGCTCTGAATATTTTTCCGCACTGCCCCTGTTTCTCCCACGCGCATCAAGCTGTTGCGAGTTATCGGGTCTTGGGGGCATCCGCCGAATTGCCGACAACATAGAAAGTTCCTGTGCTAGCAGGTCCAACGACTGAAAGGTCTGATGGGTGTATAAATTGATTTCCGCCAGGTAGAGCTGACGtacgtcgtcctcgtcactTTGCAGCCGTTGTTGGTTCTGGGAATAGTACTTTACGGCAACGTAAGCGGTATCcagaattattaaataacGGGAATTCCAACCTCGAGTCTTTCCTTCagctctttctcttctttgaACCTTGTTATTTTCACTTCTCTCCGAGTAGCGGGGTCGTTCGTTTGCGTCAACGAGAACGAGGAGGGATTCGCTACATATCGCTCGTACAGCTTTTTGTCACTCGTATTCAGAAGTCCGTAGTCTTCAGAACGTGCTAGATATTTTTCATATTCTCCCAAAGCTCGTCGCAATGTAGACTCGCGATCTGAGTTATAGGATCTTTGGAGAAGCTCCGCAATGTGATATTCGACCGTCAGGTACCTATTGCAAGAGATAAAGGAGTTAGTATTAGCAAGCCGTGAGAGAATTGGGAGTTGTATTACTGTAAATCGACTGTCGAAATGTCTTCTAATAACTCGTTCGAGCTGAACATCGACAGCGCGCCCACCAGTCGCTGGCATTCCTCGAACTTTGCTATTGTCGCGTTGACATCGCTTCGGTAGGTGTCGGAGTTTGTATCCGGACGAGTTTCCAGTGCTGTTTTTTCTCGTTTTGCATCGTCGAAGACGGATCGGAGAGTCTGAGGTTGCTCCATTGTGGCCTGAGTCTTGAGTAAAGTTGGATGATGTTTGAAGAAACAAGCTCCGGCTCCCCCAAATGTCGATCCATCGTGGCGGACAGCAAGAGTTTAATTTCCACGGTTGCCCCGCAGTAACAAATCTCCCCACCACTCAGTCTCTCATCCCTGCCAATCGGCTTTCCATCTATattgtactccgtacgcTGTACGTACTGCTCTTGCACGTTATATCGAGCTCGGTACCTTCGCTACTTTCGCTTGGTGAAAGGGGGGCAATTCTTTTTAATTGCAGTCATGCCTGTACATATTGGTGTTCTATTCTTCAATGTCTCGTGCcaagttatatatttattagagtGTACCTGTGAACAAAGTGTGAATGCGCGTTTGCTCAGTGTTTGCTAGCTGCCTTTAGCCTcgaattattaaaaattcTTGTCACTGCTTATCATCTCGCTCCTCCTTTCATTTTCTCCATTGACCGCTCCTTATCTTCCGAGGTGCTTTTTTGAATCGAGGAAATTCCTACCAGGACCTCAGCTTGTTGGATCGTTTCTCTCGGTAGTATCTCGATATTGACCTAGGCTTATATTTAGCGACTACATCATGGGAGACGCAAGGTCGGCTGCGTCATTGTCAATGGTGAGTCCCTCCTTCCAAACCCGTGTATCCCTCCGGTGCCCAAATGCTGGTGTAAGTACCAAGAGGTTGCTGACAGTATATTTCAAGGTGAGTTCGATTGAAGACAAAGACAGCCTGTCATCCGACGAGTCCGAGGTCGAAGTAATCTCGCCCACCGAAGACGCCTCGCAGCGCCGAAAGAACCAGAAAGCCAACTTCGAAGCATTGTCAGTAACCAATGCTCGTCGCTGTATTCAATTGAAGGCTGACCTTCTAGACTCGCCCAGCGGGCTGATACCTGTGACGAGAGAGTTGAGCGCTCTCAAGATACCCAGGTATCGACAGCTCGACTGTTCGCATCGAAAGATAACCAACAGGGCACGCTAGACCCTCGAGAATACCAGATAGAATTATTTGAAAGAGCAAAGGCCGAGAATACGATCGCGGTTCTAGCTACAGGTATGCAAATCAACTCCAAAAACAATATTAGACATTCTAATCATactgcaggagctggaaagaCACTGATAGCTGTACTGTTACTAAAACACATTATCGAGAGAGAACTTAACAACCGCGCAGATGGAGGGTCCCACCGaatttcctttttcttggtATGTGGAAACGAGTTATATCGAGAGAAAACAAGGCTGATAATTTTTATAGGTTGATAGCGTGACGCTTTCCTACCAACAAGCAGGAGTTTTGCGAAACAACCTCGATTCAAGCGTCGGTCACTTATTCGGAGCTCTGGGCACTGACCTTTGGAGCCGGGGGGCCTGGGATGAATTTCTCAAAAAGTACATGGTGATTGTTTGCACTGCAGAAATCCTACATCAATGCTTGCTTAATGCCCACATCAAGATGGAACAGATCAACCTCCTGATCTTTGATGAAGCCCACCATACGAAGAAGGACCATGTTTATGCACGGTTCGTGACGATTGCAAAAGTTAATGGCGCATTTCTGATTATATCATAGGATCATAAGGGACTCATACCTTTTGGCTGAATCGTCAAAAAGGCCACGAATTTTTGGAATGACGGCTTCTCCAATTGACACGAAAGGCGATGTTGCAGAGGGTGCTATGTATGTCGTTGAAAACATGTTCCCTCATGCGTGCACTGACTGGCGTCTATACAGGAACCTAGAATTATATCTGGATAGCAAAATTGCTACAGCGTCCCAGCTATCCCAAATACACAAGTTCATCAAGCGTCCCACTGAGGAGCTATGGTTTCATGATAGACTTGAATCACCTTTTGGAACCAAGCTTTACAATCTGATGGAAAGTCGTTTTGGTGACATTGAGGATTTGAAGTCCGTTTTTCGATTTTCCTGGCAAGCGAGTTCTGCTCTCGGTAGATGGTGCTCAGATGGGGTTTGGAGGCACATCTTTTCTGCCAACGTGCTACCGAAACTCGAAGGGAAATCAAGGGAGGAGATGTCCCGATTGCAAGAAGCGGGCGATATTGCTAAGGATCATACGCTTAATAGTCCAGATGAACGAGGCCAATTAAGTCAAAAGGTCCTCATTCTCCAGAAAAAGCTCACCGAACACTACCAGAACAACCCAGAAACAAAATGCATCGTTTTTACGACAATGCGTTATACTGCCCTTATGTTGCTGGAACTGTTTACAGCTTTGGAGATTCCGTATATAAGACCTGGGCTATTGATCGGTGCGCGATCTGACGACCTAACATCGGCGAACATATCATTCCGTCAACAGTTTCTTGCCCTTGTTAAATTCAGAAGTGGGGAGATTAACTGTTTGGTAAGTAATGCGCTGAAACTTTCTATAAACACGCCATTCTGACCGCTGGTAGTTTGCTACTTCTGTGGCCGAGGAAGGCCTCGATATCGCCGATTGTAATCTGGTTGTACGGTAGGTTACATGTTGACAACTCTACCCGATGATACTAACCGTCTAGGTTTGACTTGTTCAATACCATGATCCAATATGTTCAAAGCCGTGGCCGTGCTAGACAAGCAAACTCTACAGTACGTTATGATGCATGCTATACTGGTATCGTCTAACAAAAGGTACCATTAGTATGCGAGTATTGTGGAGAGAGACAACGAAGGACAACAGCAACGCCTTCTTGAGGTTCGTGACGCGGAAGTAAGCTTGACCTGGCCCCAAGAAACATGCCATGGCTGACCCTATAGCAAATTATGCAAGTTTTCTGCGAATCACTTCCAGAGGATCGAATCTTAAAGGGAAATGATGGACCTTTGGGATTCTCGTACTCGGAAGAAGTCGAAAGGGTGTACACAATCAAGCGTTCGGGTGCGAAGTTGACTTATCACTCCGCTTTGGCTGTTTTATCGCGGTATGCAAGTAGCTTGGTGAGTACTGGCACTATGGAACATAATGCTCTTACCAATTAACAACTGGAATGTTATACAGCAATACGAAGGTGATATCTCAGGTCAAGTTACCTATGTGGTTCTTCCATCGAAAGATACGTTTGTCTGTGAAGTAATACTGCCGGAGAGATCTCCTATAAGAGGCTTAAATGGCAGCCCGGCGATGAACAAATCGACCGCAAAACGATCAGCAGCCTTTGATACTTGTGTTTTGCTGAGGAAGCACAAGTTGCTTGATGATAACTTCAACTCCGTTTATCGGAGGCGCCTGCCAGCCATGAGAAATGCGAGGCTTGCTATAACCTGCAAGAAAACCAATCAGTATGACATGCTGCACAAGCCGTCCCTTTGGGCCAGGGATCGTGGTATACAACCGGAAAGATTATATGCTACTTTTTTAGCATTTAAGCCCACCAGGCCACTTTCACGAAGGCTAGCGAGCATGGTTCTCTTGACCCGAGAGAGGTTACCACAACTCCCAAGCTTTTCTATAtggctcgaggaagaggacgtgGAGACAGAGGTTCAATTTGTTTCTGTTGAAACAGCTTGTGTATTATCAATGGAGATGGTCAGTGCCATAACTGAATTTACACTCCGGGTCTTTCTTGATGTCTTTCAAAAGACGTACAGCTGTGAGCCCGAGAACATGCCGTACTGGCTCGTCCCTGCAAGCACACAAAACGCTCCAGAATCCGATGTTGATCCGTCAACTTGCATTAACTGGGATACTGTTGCTTTGAAAGATGATTTTGACGGACTAAACTTTTCAGAGATAACGGATCCACAGTTCCTATGTGACCGGTTTGTGTTTGATCCATGGGATGGCCGCTGTCGGTACTTCACCCTATCTGTCGATGAAAGCCTGAAACCTTCAGATCCTCCGCCTTCATATGTTCCCCATCGCCGACACATGGACGACATAATGAACTATTGTATAAGCCTGTCAAAAAACTCACGAGCCCATTTCCTGTCCAAGTGTAGTTGGAACCAACCAGTCTACAGAGCGGAGCTGGTCCGACTTCGAAGGAACCTGCTCGACAAAATGTCAGATCAGGAGAGAAAAACAGAAACGAAGTGCTTCGTTTGCTTGGAGCCCTTAAAGATATCGGCGGTTAGTTGCCCCTAGAATTTATTACGCCTAACTACTGACGCCGTAAAAGCTTCCCGTTTCTGTTGCAGCATCTTGCCTTGCTTTCCCCGCTATAGTTACCAGGCTTGATGGCTATTTAATAACCCTAGAGGCTTGCGCAGAGCTGGATCTCATTGTTAAACCAGACCTTGCCTTGGAGGCATTCACTAAAGACTCTGACAATACCGAGGAGCATCGTGCCCAACAAATCCAGTTCCAGAGGGGAATGGGGAAAAACTATGAGCGTTTGGAGTTCTTGGGGGATTGCTTTCTCAAGATGGCAACATCAATCTCACTCTTTGCACAGAACCCCGACAACGACGAGTTTGACTTCCACGTCAAGCGAATGTGCCTAATCTGCAACAAGAACTTGTTCAACACTGCCATCAAGAAAGCGATTTACCGATACATCCGCAGTCAAGGATTTTCAAGGTATGAGCTTTTCCAAAATTTATGCTCTATAATAGACCCTGACTATAACTGCAGACATACTTGGTACCCCGAGGGGCTTTCCCTATTGAAAGGCAAGGATCATAGTAAGAAGCTTCTTTCCTCGGCGAAGCATCATCTCGCAGAAAAGACAATAGCAGATGTGTGTGAAGCGTTGATAGGAGCTGCTCTACTCTCCGGTGGCCGTGATAATCGATTCGATATGGCAGTCAAGGCCGTGACTATCCTTGTTGATAACGAGGACCACGAAGTATCTTGCTGGAAGGACTACATTTCCGTTTATAAACTCCCCCATTATCAGACCGAGAGTGCAACTGGGTTTGAGAAAAAACTCGCGCAA encodes:
- a CDS encoding putative LON domain serine protease (COG:O;~EggNog:ENOG410PJ7K;~InterPro:IPR027417,IPR027065,IPR003959,IPR008269, IPR027501,IPR003593,IPR004815,IPR015947,IPR020568, IPR003111,IPR014721;~MEROPS:MER0000485;~PFAM:PF00004,PF05362,PF13541,PF07728,PF02190;~go_function: GO:0004176 - ATP-dependent peptidase activity [Evidence IEA];~go_function: GO:0004252 - serine-type endopeptidase activity [Evidence IEA];~go_function: GO:0005524 - ATP binding [Evidence IEA];~go_function: GO:0016887 - ATPase activity [Evidence IEA];~go_process: GO:0006508 - proteolysis [Evidence IEA];~go_process: GO:0006515 - protein quality control for misfolded or incompletely synthesized proteins [Evidence IEA];~go_process: GO:0030163 - protein catabolic process [Evidence IEA]); translated protein: MGSNGGKPTKLSLVPLPKGSVLLPGATLRIPVSNRPDLANLLSSLLDRTHANKRDANSITFGCVPLCSPYLTKDGQRVIDNGAVNEDAKEEFESIDAGQARKEDLYRYGTLGKVIGVQRRAYSEPHLLVQGVQRLTVKRVLKERPFFEAECIFHDEKEPTQNDADIVELFEQLRHLSRELLTLLRYTSLIPNSGGPRLSPIIARKFELIITKSDLGQAGRLADVMADIAESNLEEKLRVLAALDVKTRLERVVDILSKQNQNIRGNVKFTTISTDSVPQGSMVDLGQLDPRIRELLSKRGFSGGPGNPPPGLGGRNNDSDEKESNEVDELHQKLKDAQLSPEAQKIADKELRRLRKMMPVNQEYGVIRTYLENLADIPWTKVTEDKLGPETLKLARKQLDDDHYGLDRIKKRLLEYLAVLRLKQTTNQDIERQIAALTSELDNSGGDIEKDIPSLPESDRAAIESKLHILTSRRMTDKSPILLLVGPPGTGKTSLARSVAAALGRKFHRISLGGVRDEAEIRGHRRTYVAAMPGLIVNGLKKVGVANPVFLLDEIDKIGGANFQGDPSAAMLEVLDPEQNHTFVDHYINIPIDLSKVLFLATANSLDTIPAPLLDRMETIQLSGYTTVEKRHIAKRHLIPKQIRANGLTDGQVVLSDDVIDKATISYTRESGVRNLERELGSICRYKAVQYADAADTAKVETYNPLVTVDDLEEILGIERFDEEIAEKHSRPGVVTGLVAYSSGGQGSILFIEVADMPGSGRVQLTGKLGDVLKESVEVALTWVKAHSFELGLTSDPNEDIMKSRSLHVHCPSGAIPKDGPSAGLAHTIGLISLFSGKAVPPKLAMTGEVSLRGRVMPVGGIKEKLIGALRAGVTTVLLPHQNRKDVKDIPEEVSNGLEIIYVKHIWEAIRHVWPDAHWPGQHHMNFVESRL
- the HEM3_2 gene encoding porphobilinogen deaminase (BUSCO:EOG09262YP5;~COG:H;~EggNog:ENOG410PHQP;~InterPro:IPR000860,IPR036803,IPR022419,IPR022418, IPR022417;~PFAM:PF03900,PF01379;~go_function: GO:0004418 - hydroxymethylbilane synthase activity [Evidence IEA];~go_process: GO:0018160 - peptidyl-pyrromethane cofactor linkage [Evidence IEA];~go_process: GO:0033014 - tetrapyrrole biosynthetic process [Evidence IEA]), translating into MTTQAPPPSADPASQKIFTIGTRKSKLALLQTDLVLAALKERFPDHTFKIHSRETAGDQNTTIALRDFTTKNLWTQELEDLLEAGHVDLIVHSLKDVPTLLPSSCKLGPMMKREDSRDVLVLKKGLPNMTLAEMPAGSVVGTSSIRRTAQLARKYPHLKVMDVRGNIGTRLSKLDAEDSPYTCLILAAAGLLRLELGDRIFQFLDSKNAGMLYAVGQGALGIEIRKDDNVMEDMLKTIGHKETTFACLAERSLLRTLEGGCSAPLGVETEWIDGTEGSSKLKMRSVVVSVDGSENSEVEIDGAVDSAQSAEEFGVTVAKALVAKGAGKILEEIQQNKQNPLKVPTSELT
- a CDS encoding IGBP1/TAP42 family protein (BUSCO:EOG092648LP;~COG:T;~EggNog:ENOG410PHEG;~InterPro:IPR038511,IPR007304;~PFAM:PF04177;~go_process: GO:0009966 - regulation of signal transduction [Evidence IEA]), encoding MEQPQTLRSVFDDAKREKTALETRPDTNSDTYRSDVNATIAKFEECQRLVGALSMFSSNELLEDISTVDLQYLTVEYHIAELLQRSYNSDRESTLRRALGEYEKYLARSEDYGLLNTSDKKLYERYVANPSSFSLTQTNDPATRREVKITRFKEEKELKERLEYYSQNQQRLQSDEDDVRQLYLAEINLYTHQTFQSLDLLAQELSMLSAIRRMPPRPDNSQQLDARGRNRGSAEKYSERLDPPISQLLQGGKLGPILNKDGKPLQPFTLLDRRTQLRDGVFRSGHNLPTMTIDDYLEEEKRRGGIIEGGEPEPVEVDEDDLDKADEETMKAREWDEYKEANPRGSGNTLNRG
- the DCL1 gene encoding putative RNA helicase/RNAse III (COG:A;~EggNog:ENOG410PGGB;~InterPro:IPR027417,IPR038248,IPR005034,IPR036389, IPR000999,IPR001650,IPR014001,IPR006935,IPR014720;~PFAM:PF03368,PF00270,PF00271,PF04851,PF00636, PF14622;~go_function: GO:0003677 - DNA binding [Evidence IEA];~go_function: GO:0004525 - ribonuclease III activity [Evidence IEA];~go_function: GO:0005524 - ATP binding [Evidence IEA];~go_function: GO:0016787 - hydrolase activity [Evidence IEA];~go_function: GO:0016891 - endoribonuclease activity, producing 5'-phosphomonoesters [Evidence IEA];~go_process: GO:0006396 - RNA processing [Evidence IEA]): MGDARSAASLSMVSSIEDKDSLSSDESEVEVISPTEDASQRRKNQKANFEALLAQRADTCDERVERSQDTQVSTARLFASKDNQQGTLDPREYQIELFERAKAENTIAVLATGAGKTLIAVLLLKHIIERELNNRADGGSHRISFFLVDSVTLSYQQAGVLRNNLDSSVGHLFGALGTDLWSRGAWDEFLKKYMVIVCTAEILHQCLLNAHIKMEQINLLIFDEAHHTKKDHVYARIIRDSYLLAESSKRPRIFGMTASPIDTKGDVAEGAMNLELYLDSKIATASQLSQIHKFIKRPTEELWFHDRLESPFGTKLYNLMESRFGDIEDLKSVFRFSWQASSALGRWCSDGVWRHIFSANVLPKLEGKSREEMSRLQEAGDIAKDHTLNSPDERGQLSQKVLILQKKLTEHYQNNPETKCIVFTTMRYTALMLLELFTALEIPYIRPGLLIGARSDDLTSANISFRQQFLALVKFRSGEINCLFATSVAEEGLDIADCNLVVRFDLFNTMIQYVQSRGRARQANSTYASIVERDNEGQQQRLLEVRDAEQIMQVFCESLPEDRILKGNDGPLGFSYSEEVERVYTIKRSGAKLTYHSALAVLSRYASSLQYEGDISGQVTYVVLPSKDTFVCEVILPERSPIRGLNGSPAMNKSTAKRSAAFDTCVLLRKHKLLDDNFNSVYRRRLPAMRNARLAITCKKTNQYDMLHKPSLWARDRGIQPERLYATFLAFKPTRPLSRRLASMVLLTRERLPQLPSFSIWLEEEDVETEVQFVSVETACVLSMEMVSAITEFTLRVFLDVFQKTYSCEPENMPYWLVPASTQNAPESDVDPSTCINWDTVALKDDFDGLNFSEITDPQFLCDRFVFDPWDGRCRYFTLSVDESLKPSDPPPSYVPHRRHMDDIMNYCISLSKNSRAHFLSKCSWNQPVYRAELVRLRRNLLDKMSDQERKTETKCFVCLEPLKISALPVSVAASCLAFPAIVTRLDGYLITLEACAELDLIVKPDLALEAFTKDSDNTEEHRAQQIQFQRGMGKNYERLEFLGDCFLKMATSISLFAQNPDNDEFDFHVKRMCLICNKNLFNTAIKKAIYRYIRSQGFSRHTWYPEGLSLLKGKDHSKKLLSSAKHHLAEKTIADVCEALIGAALLSGGRDNRFDMAVKAVTILVDNEDHEVSCWKDYISVYKLPHYQTESATGFEKKLAQMIEEKLGHQFNYPRLLHSACTHPSFPSAWATVPCYQRLEFLGDSLLDMACVEDLFSRYPDRDPQWLTEHKMAMVSNKFLGALAIKLGLHKHLRLFSTPLFSRINRYAEEIEAVELENEVTVDYWTGTTDPPKCLPDMVEAYLGAIFVDSNFDFGVVVAFYQRHIKPFFQDMAIYDTFANKHPTTFLHNRLTNEYGCTDYCLKAGEIPAVDGEPPRVLAAVMIHDTVIAEGIASSSRYAKVKASEKALDMLESIGQAEFREEFKCNCRETENPPETDLGTAV